A single region of the Streptomyces sp. AM 4-1-1 genome encodes:
- a CDS encoding 8-oxoguanine deaminase — protein MAAPETPAATDRTDRIVIENCSIATVDVHDTEYASGHVVVAGRRIESVGAGPAPEGLEDVVRRVDGTGHLVTPGLVNTHHHFHQWLTRGLATDHNLFDWLAALYPVWARIDEPMVRAAAQGSLAMMARGGVTTAVDHHYIHPRGAGDLSAAVIGAARETGVRFTFARGSMDLGEKDGGLPPDFAVETLEGALAATEATVDAHHDDSFGAMTRIAVAPCAPFTVSEELMRQGAELARGRGVRLHTHGSETAEEAKFCHERFGMGPTDYFESTGWLGDDVWMAHCVHMNDSDIAAFARTGTGVAHCPSSNARLAAGIARVPDLLAAGVPVGLGVDGTASNEAGELHTELRNALLINRLGPHGEHALSTRQALRLATHGGAQVLGRADEIGSLEPGKLADLVLWRMDTLAHASIADPVAALVLGAAAPVTLSLVNGRTVVENGRLTTVDEDAVARATRDEARRLARVAAEG, from the coding sequence CGAGAACTGTTCGATCGCGACGGTCGACGTCCACGACACCGAGTACGCCTCGGGGCACGTCGTCGTGGCAGGCCGTCGCATCGAGTCCGTGGGAGCCGGCCCGGCACCGGAGGGGCTGGAGGACGTCGTACGGCGCGTCGACGGCACCGGGCACCTCGTCACACCCGGACTGGTCAACACCCATCACCACTTCCACCAGTGGCTGACGCGAGGACTGGCGACCGACCACAACCTCTTCGACTGGCTGGCCGCCCTGTACCCGGTCTGGGCCAGGATCGACGAGCCGATGGTCCGGGCCGCCGCCCAGGGCTCACTGGCGATGATGGCCCGCGGCGGGGTCACCACGGCCGTCGACCATCACTACATCCATCCGCGCGGCGCCGGCGACCTCTCCGCGGCCGTCATCGGGGCGGCCCGGGAGACGGGCGTCCGGTTCACGTTCGCCCGGGGCTCCATGGACCTCGGCGAGAAGGACGGCGGACTCCCGCCGGACTTCGCCGTCGAAACCCTCGAAGGGGCGCTCGCCGCCACCGAGGCGACCGTCGACGCCCACCACGACGACTCCTTCGGTGCCATGACCCGGATCGCCGTGGCGCCCTGCGCGCCGTTCACCGTGTCGGAGGAACTGATGCGGCAGGGAGCGGAACTGGCCCGCGGGCGCGGGGTCAGGCTCCACACCCACGGCTCGGAGACGGCCGAGGAGGCGAAGTTCTGCCACGAGCGGTTCGGCATGGGCCCGACCGACTACTTCGAGTCGACCGGCTGGCTCGGCGACGACGTCTGGATGGCGCACTGCGTGCACATGAACGACTCCGACATCGCCGCCTTCGCCCGTACGGGCACGGGCGTCGCGCACTGCCCGTCGTCCAACGCCCGGCTGGCCGCCGGGATCGCCCGGGTCCCCGATCTGCTCGCCGCGGGCGTACCGGTCGGTCTCGGTGTCGACGGAACCGCCTCCAACGAGGCCGGTGAACTCCACACCGAACTGCGCAACGCCCTCCTCATCAACCGTCTCGGCCCCCATGGCGAGCACGCCCTGAGCACCCGTCAGGCGCTGCGCCTCGCCACCCACGGAGGCGCCCAGGTCCTGGGCAGGGCCGACGAGATCGGCTCGCTGGAGCCCGGCAAACTCGCCGACCTGGTGCTCTGGCGGATGGACACCCTCGCCCACGCCTCCATCGCCGACCCGGTGGCCGCCCTCGTGCTCGGCGCCGCCGCCCCCGTCACGCTCTCCCTGGTGAACGGCCGGACCGTCGTCGAGAACGGCCGGCTGACCACCGTGGACGAGGACGCCGTCGCCCGCGCCACCCGCGACGAGGCCCGCCGCCTCGCCCGCGTCGCCGCCGAGGGCTGA